Genomic DNA from Fusarium oxysporum Fo47 chromosome IX, complete sequence:
AAACCGACCCACAAACCAATTGCGGCACCTCCGCCGATTGGACTAGCTCAGAGCCAGGGCAAAACATCTCATAGCAACATCGCTCGCTTTCTGAATGTTGACGCAGGAAACACTGAAACCACGCGAATTGAAAGCAAACCGTGTTGGTTTGTTCTCTGCCAGCATGCCTAAAGCTTACGGGAATAGCCACAAACGGCAAACAAGACCGGACACTGGGCCGAGACGAGTGCGGGGACCATATGCTCTGGGAGGATGCCTTACCTGTCGACGGCGCCATGTCAAATGCGATCAGGTCAAACCGGTCTGCCTCACATGTCAGGCTTGCGGAGAAACATGTGACGGATTCTCAGACGACTTGTGCTGGGTCGGAGCATCATCGTCTAGCAAGCGTGAATCGCCTGCCGACCCCAGTCAAGGCTCAAGGCGGCATCTCTACACTGGTGAGATACAAGGGCTCGGCGGCGTCGAGAATACAGAGACGACGATGCTTATTTTGAATTAGAGCAGTCTAGGGCCTTGATGGCCGCGGCTATATCCGCCAGTGTCCCATCCAGCTCCGTCGGCACAGTTCTAGTAGATATCGATGATCACTCCAGAAATCCGCGTTCTTTTGAGACACCAGAAATTACTATAGGACCTTTTGGTGTGTTTGATGCAAACCCTGACCGAGAATCGGCTACAGCAGCAACATTCAATGTTGAATCTAATGCCGATGCTGGCGCAACAGTCAGCAACACAGATCCAGCAACAGATATTTGGTAACCCTCCAAGTTTCCTTTTCACACAGATGATCTGATATTTTGGGCTGACAATAGAATTAGTGATTGGGACGGATACATTGTATGGGACGATCTTTTCAcgctcgatatcgagaaCACCCCTTGGATGCCGTCAGCCACTGGATATACGGATCGGGGATTACTCGAAAGTGCTCCCGACTTCCAAACGCCGACTGACCTCGGATATTCCAGAACGGCACGCATCTCCCACACTGAATCATACATGTCAATGAATACTCTTCCCTTAATGCCCTCTTTCAAAGATGAACTCGGGGCTGTAGATTGGCATTCTACTGACATCACCTTTCTTCTAAGAAATTTCAACTCTGTAGTCATGCCGCGGATGGCCTCAGTTCCTCTGGCGAAGAAGTTTGCGTGGGGGCCGATGCATCACGAACTGGCAGTACAGACTCTGGCTGAGGTCACATTTCTCAAGAAACCAGAGGTAAATGAAGCCAAGCTCGCGAATTTGTGCGCAATCGTTGCTATTTCATCCCATCACTTATATTTGACCAGAGAGGAGTCTTTCCAATCAGCAGAATACTGGTTGCAACTCGGTGCGAAAACAATCCGCCACGCTAATATACATCTGAGTCGGTCGCTCGAATCAGAAACACGAGGCCCAAAAACAGCAAAGTATAAAGAGCAACTAATGGCTGTACAGGCACTCATGGCTCATGCTGTATGTAATTGCTGTCCAAACTATTGGAAACCTCAGTGCTAATGGAAAAGTTCAGTGGGTGACTTCTAATCAGGCTGAGGCACGGCGATTCCAGCTCGAGGCCGAACGACTTGTGCGGTTTCGTGGGCTTTCAAAGCGGAACATTTCACGGAGAATACGCCTGCTGCATCATGCTTATACATGGAATAGAATCGTCGGCGAGAGTACTTATGTGCTTCACGATTATGGAACTTTTCAGCATGCCATCAGCGCTAGTGTTGGGGAGCCGGCAACATCTGACGGGGCAGAGGCCAATATCATGGCAAACGAGTCTTCCAGCCATGATACACAAGAGAACACACGGTTAGACGACTTTCTCCGAATCGGACACCGTTTTGAAGAAGTTGGTAGCCACCTTGAAGGACAAAAAGATGCCCAAGCCGGGACCGAAGATATCCATCTAGAAGACCCACGTACTAGTGTTGAGGATGGCTTTCATGTCATTTACGGCATACCTGAGCAATGGCTTAGTCTGCTATCACGCACCACACGGCTAGCAAACTGGTTGGATGCTACCGAGATTCCCCAGAGGTTAAGCAACAATCGGCTTGTGGAGATATTGGAACGCCGGGCTCAAAGTCTCGAAGACGCTATCTGCTCTTTTGTTGAGAGTCGAAATCTATCTGCAAGCATCGACGCCAATGACCCGCCAAACGTGTGCATGTTCAGATGCCTTACAGCGGCTCTGCTCATCTTTTTCTACCGGCGCATCCGCAACGTTCATCCTCTCGTGCTTCAAGTCTATGTCGACCAGATAATCCGGGGATTGGAAATATTTGACGATTCGCTAGCACGGCATGGGCAGGCTGGACCTGGCTCTGCATGGGCAGCCTTCATCGCTGGATGCGAGGCAATGGGAGAGTCGAGACGGGAGAAGTTACGGCAGTGGATGGATCGAGCCTTCGACAGTTGTAGGTTTCAGTTATATCAACGGGCAAAGGAACTCATGACGCGCGTTTGGGAACGGAGAAGTATGGCTCAAGAGTATCAGCAAAGGGTTCCAAGTCGACCTAGCTGGATGGAAGTGTCAAGAGAAACTAATACATGGATTATACTAAACTAGAACTTACATCCTATAATGAAAAAacttattcttcttatacAAGTTACTTTCTAATTGTTCTTAAAAGGCTCTTCTATCTATGAAAGCTGTTGTGAAGCACTAGAGGCTTGCAATTTAGAGCGCCACTAACTAAAGATTTCCAGCGCAACGTAACCTTGTGGATAGTCTCCAATTACAGATGCTGCTATTCTGATCCAATATGTCAAAGGACTGAGGGATCTTGCGCTGCACGGTACACTAAAACAAGCTGGGGTTAGCGTTAAGAAAACGTGATATTAAATccagctaataataaataaccAATTTTGCTGCAATGCTAGTTACCCCCTCTTACTCCAAAACCACATCCGCAATTACGCCATGCCGCCCGAGGATTCTTCTGCAAccaagccaaagccaaagcgATCGAGAGCAGGTAAATACAATCCAAGGAAATCCTCCAGCCTAGACTGATGGTTCTACCAGGCTGTTACACGTGTAAAATACGCAAAGTGCGGTGCGGATCTCCCCGTGATGGTGGCCACGCGACGTTGTCAGCGTGTGCAAATTGTGAGAGACTTGGGTTGCCATGTCAATGGAACAAGCCCGCCGAAGGAGAGAATTATACCCCGCCGCCGAAACGTCGAAGAACCGTCGGAAACCGCCGCAGAGGCCAAGATGGCGACGCGTCGCCATCGCCTCTCCCACAACAGATCCTCCAGGAAGGTTCCAACGAGCCTGCTGAATCAATTCAATCAGCCGATGCAGCTGAGTTCGAACCACAGGCTTTCACGGATCTTACAGATCTCCAATTAGATCTGCCTGAGGAGTTTGACTTCGATGCCGGCCTAGGCGTAGAGCCGAATTTATTTTGGTCTGGGGAAGGGGTAGACTTTatccctctccctctcaTAGAATCAACTCCTATGTTGTTCCAAACAACTGCGGATAACTATTTACAAGTGGAGATGCCCCCAGTGGCTCAACTTCCTTGTTTTAGCCCGGACACCGACCAGGATCCACTTGGTCAAGACACTGACATATCCGCGTTTTCGATTACAGGCAACGTCGATACTCGGCGATTGATACAGCATTATCTTGAAGTCATGAATGGCTATTCAAAGGTAACTGATCATGGCACTAACAATAACAATCTCTTCATTGCAGCATTCTCGAAGTCGCTGTTCTTTATGCCGCTCTACTACGCAATCTTATCATTCTCTGCATCTCATCTGTCATTACAGGATCCATCACTTGCTGGTACAGCCTGTCGTCTCGAGAATCTCGCTGAGGAGCATTTCAATCGTGCCTTCCAAGATTATACAGCAAAAGTAGAAGGTCTCCTATCTGCGCTCTTTGTTCGCGTCAAGAGAGTGCACGTTATGGGAGAGAGCGTCAGTTCCTTCTTGAGACTCATATCCATCGCCACCGAGATCATCTTTAGCAAACAAGGACGAGAAGCGTTGGAGACACCCTCGGAATTATCGGGACGGATTGTTCTCCGCCTTGCTACTCTTGATGCTAGGGCTTCGTGTTATAGATTAGGCGGCGGGCTTCTGGTCAGACGATTACGCGAGATTCCTTCGCTCTCCTTCATTTTTAAGTTTGAGGATAATGAATCATCGTCAACGAGTGCATTTGTTCATCTGTTGCGTGCTGACATTCTTCGCATGCGAGTTGGGCAGCTCGACCTGAGGGTTCACGAACATAAGGGCTCAGTCGAACTTGACGAGGTAGAAATGCTACAAGCAGATATAAAGACTCTCATTCATCGGTGGGAGCAGCACCTATCAAAGTATACCAAAGAAGGGGCCACAGTCTCGGCTTTGCCTGCGGGTGTGTACGGCTGTTATACCGTGTTGGGTGCTCTCCACTCAGCTTTACTGTACCTTCACAGTGTTTATGTAAGTAATGGCTTTTTACCCCGATACATAATGGAAGCTGATTTCTCATAGCCCTTAGGCTCCATTGATACCCACTGCTCCGTGGCCGAAATTCTGAACCACCAGCTTTTGATCCATCGAGATCCATCGCGTGCTGCTTCGCCATCTTCAATACTACCCTCGTCTCTTTTTCTAGCCGCTATATTTACAAAAGACCCAATATATCGCGATTGGGCCATTAAAATCCTTCAAGATGGTGAAAGATGGGGTTTATATGTTAAGAAAACGAATGAACTTGTTGAGGCGGTGTGTAGGATGCGTGAACGAGATAATTGTGTAGATATAGGGCTTGCAATGGAGAACACTACTGGGCGTTTTGTTATATAGAAAGGAATATTTGGAATGCTCTTCGTGGTTTGAGTGCCCAGTATCTGGTCAAAATAGAGTAGTCTGGCTATGTATAATACCACCCATCTTTGCTGAGAGTTTAAACCAGACTTCAACAGACCGATATTACATCGTGTATCGAAAAGTACGCCACTTCTCAAAGTCTGTCTCATCGGTGAACTCTGGCCTAGTGTTGGCTACGGACTCATCGCAAAGCTTATCGCGGCGCGCATTCTCATATTTATACCAAATAAGCTGTAGGATGGGTAGTACCACCATGAGCGCATAGCATCCCACTAGACAAACACATTAGTCAAGAGGTCTGATGTAGTAGTATTCGCGAAACTTACTCAGCATCTTAAAGGCTAGGTCGTAGGTAGGTGCTTCTCTTTCTAGGAAGAATTCTATGAAGATGTTTAGCTAATGAAGTGCGACTCGCGAGGCTGGCTACGCACGAGGACCTGCGATAAGGCCGGCTGCCCACCCGGCGAAGATGATACCAGATGCTGTTGACTTCTTGGTATTGCCGGCGTAATTGGAAGCCATAAGGCCTGCACTGAGAGTGAAAGACATGGAATGACTAGCCACGGGTTAGTATATGCCACCAAACGGTTCATATCGAGCACTGACGTGTATGTTAAGAAGTATCCGGCTAATCGGCCTGCTGTATTTGTTGTCGGAAGTGTGTGCAGAAGGGAAGCCCCAATCAATGGTGGAATGGAAACTAGGATCGACAGATATAATCGGATGTTGTTGTGTTTGGACGCGATATACGAGAATACAAGAAACGTCAACAGCTGAATGACTGCAGCAGGGCAAGTGGAAATGAGAGTGGTTTGGATAGCTGTAAATCCAAAACCTTTCACAATCTGACTTGAAAACTACCCTGATGTCAGTATTCACCAATTAAGTGCAGCCCGAGCTACTCTTACCTGGCTAGCAAAGGTTGATGGCATCGTATTACCCCTAAAGGGAATGATTAACAGGCAGTTCCCATACCAATTTAAGCTGTAAGATCTCTTACATGGCAGtaacaaagaagaagactgttTGTGGATCTCGTAGGGCTTCCCAGAACTGATGCCACTTCCACTCACTATCCTTTGTAACAGTCTGATTCTCTCGAACTCTCTCGATTGCGATCGTTTTCTGGCGCTCGTCGAGCCATCGGGCGTTGCTCTGGTTGTCTGGCATGAGATACATGAGCACGAAAGAGAAGGCGAGGCTGAGTGAtccgaagaagagaaaaaagatCTTCCATGTCGCGATCGAACCTTGGACTGTACATAACGGCATCAGTACCTGTCAAAGTAAAGAAAATGATTTATCAATATACTTAGGCCTAAGGCATAGCTCAATATACCACCGAAGAAGTTGCCAATATAGAAAAATTAAGATTAGATCTAGCGTAATGCTGGTAGGGTGTAAGTACTTACTGGAGTACCACTAAGCCAAAACGCTGTTCTGAAAGCTTGCTCGGGGCGCGTCCACCAGTTACTGGTAATGATAACGAAAACAGGTCCAATAATACTCTCGCATAGGCCAAGGAAAAACCGAATAGTTGCAATACCAGCGAAGTTTGTGCATTTGACTAGACAGTAACCAATGTAAGTCGGTGCAGGTAAATAGTTGAACTCAACATACCAGTCAGGAGAACAATGATAGACCAGGCGCAAACAGCGCCCGCGATGAACTTTCCTGCATGTCCGGGCCATCTTTGTACCAGCTTCGCCCAAACCATTGAGCCAATCATGTAGCCAATATAAAAAATACTGAGAGCATTAGCAACTAATATCATACTACATCTGTGGTGCTCTACCTTCCGAGCCAGCTGTAGTCAGAGCCCTCCAGACCCAATGCTTCCTTGATGCCAAAGATCGAAGCGTAGTTCAAAAGGGTCTTGTCGAGGAACTTGGAACAAAAAATCAGCGATTTGGGGACAGAAGTCGACGGAAAGAACTAACCGAAAAGATATAGCAGGCACATAGCATAGGTAGGAGGATAAAGTCAATCTTCCGCTTGACTGCTTTACCCTCCTTTGCGGTGAATACAAAGACTGCAGTCGTTTCATGTTCTTCGGCCATTTCGTAATGATGTTTGTTTGAGGAATCGTTCGAGTTTGCTGGAGTAATGATGTTTCCCTCGGTGGGGGAAGAGCGCGACTCAGTCATGATGGGTAGAGGATGCTTGATAATCACCAGCGATGCAGTAGAGGGGGTGTCGAGGAGTAGAAAAATCCGGGGTTGAAGGGTTTCGTATCCAGAGAGTCTGGGGTTATCTGGAGACCTTTAAAAAGGCTCGCAGTTGTTAGTTCCACGTTCGAACCGACAAGCCGATCTAGGTTAGTTAATACGGGGAGTCGATCCGATAACGAAAATAGCCGACTATGTCGGCAAAAAGGTGTCACGTGATGCTGTCGGCTGTCTGCCTCCTACAGCATCTGTGTATCAATATTCAGTAAGTAAAGCTATAAATTACGCAAATTAAGCCCCCTGTGGATCCATCAGAGTAATGCAGTTACTTCATTCTATTATAACAATAATTCCATCTTACCAAGTCCAACAAACGACTCCAAATTTGTTTCTAAATCTACAAACTTCAAAACATGGCGGTAGGGAAACCTCAGACCTATAGCGAGCGTGTTGAAACGCCAATTATAGAGCTTCTACCCGAGACAGAAGATTCACATGCGGTTATCTTGGAACCTTATCATGTTGATCTGCTTCCAGAGTATGAATACGTCAGCAGAGAATACATGATAAGCGGCTTTGCAGCTGGCGAACCATATTGCACGCGCCTGCTTCTACGATGCCCAAAGGACCCGGAGCGATTTACTGGGTTTGCAGTTGAGGAACCCTCGCATCTCTGGGGAGGGACAAGCATCTGGCGTCACATCAATAGGTGGCTCATGCGCAATGGTAAGTGACTTCACCCTCATAACAGTCTCTTAACTAAATAAGACGAATAGGGCATGCCTGGATCGAGATCGATTCGCAAGCCCCGTCAGCGATTGGAAAGATCAAATTGGCTGATCCAGAACGATACAAGAATATGACTTTCATTCCTGGGCCTATCTCGGACCACTTTGCGGATAACATCCCGTTCGTGACAGAAATCACGAAAGAATCACTGCGAGCTGCATACgatgagttcaagaaggagtGGTGGCCGGCGACTCTACAGTCCCCAGAAATTATCGCTGCTGCGTCTTATGCTCTAAGGTCTGGTCAGCTAGGTCTCCGAGCTGACCGTGTTGTTCTTAGTGGACTCTCCCAGACGGGAGGCGTCACTCGTCGTTTCATCACACACTCATCGCACTTGAGACTACCAGGTGGTGAATTGCCATTTGAGGGCTTCATTCCCTGTCAATCTGGTGGTGAAGCTCTGCCAGACTTTCCAGGCTCAGCTATCATAGAGCTTTTAGGCGAGTCCGAATTCCAGTCTGTGAGACTGTCCTGCGGTGTTAGCGGGCAGATGAACGAGACCAAGCACCGCCGACCGGACAGTGAAGGATTCAGATTGTATGAAGTTGCTGGCATGGCCCATCGAGAGTCCAGATATGCATCTCAAGTTGATTTAAAGCGTTGGTCAGTTGCTGACCTGAAAGGTGCAGAGTGGAGTACTTTTGCAAATTCTTTTATCTATCACGCTGTTTTTGATCTTATGGAGAAGTGGACTAAAGACCCTCTCTTCACACCCCCTCCGAGTGCTATTCTCAAGACTGTTGGAGATTCTGATGAGATCGTTCGTGATTTGCATGGGAATGCTCTTGGGGGCGTGAGGACAATTCACACTGATATTCCACTTGCAAGGCTTGTCGCTGCGACCCCAAAGGGCCGTCCAAATTGGTACTGGGGTAAGCAAATATTTAGTCCTGGTCCTACCCATGTATTGACTAATAATGTCTACAGGTTCTGAATGGCCGTTTCATGCTAAGAAGTTGAAAGATTTGTACTTTTCAACAGCCATCTATCGACAGAGGGCAGGTCAGGTACTTCGAGAGTGCATCGATGCTGGATTCCTTCTTGATGCTGACGCAGAGACTTTACGTCGTGAAactgttgagaaggtctcTTTCTAAGTCTACATGCATGGCTCAACTACATCTTTGTATTTAACCTGGCCATAACTCTTGTCATTAGTTCAAACATATGCCGACAGAGAAGATGATAGTTTCAATTTTAATCCTTGCCGCTTATTTCCTAAGCTGTATCTTATATAGATAGTCGTATATCAAACCGCTTGCCACCTACTAAAGGCATTGTTGCTTTATCCAATTTCCCTGTCGGTGTCCTTTTAATATCTTGTACAATCTCTATCACACTCGGCACCTGAAATCGAGCTACATGAGTAACCGACCATTGCCAAAGCTCTTCCTCTGTCACTGTGCTTCCCGGACGGAGCTGCACAGCTAATTTGAGGTCGTCCTCTGTACCCGGGCCCAACTGTGACGGCACGCCATATGCTGCTGCAACGACGACGTCTGGATGACAAAAGAACTCATCCTCCACTTCGCTAGCGTTGACATTCTCGCCACGTCGGCGCACAACATCTTTGTCTCGGCCGACAAAGTACATGTTGCCATGTTCATCCACCTTGGCCAGATCACCTGTGTGTAGCCAGAGGTTTTTGAATGCTGAAGCTGTATATGTAGGATCCCCAAAGTACTCTTTCAGCATGGCGTTGGGATGGTCACTACGAATTAGAAGGTGGCCGGGAGTGTTGACTGGAACCTCGACGCCCAAGTCGTTGATAATACG
This window encodes:
- a CDS encoding fungal-specific transcription factor domain-containing protein, whose product is MPKAYGNSHKRQTRPDTGPRRVRGPYALGGCLTCRRRHVKCDQVKPVCLTCQACGETCDGFSDDLCWVGASSSSKRESPADPSQGSRRHLYTDDLIFWADNRISDWDGYIVWDDLFTLDIENTPWMPSATGYTDRGLLESAPDFQTPTDLGYSRTARISHTESYMSMNTLPLMPSFKDELGAVDWHSTDITFLLRNFNSVVMPRMASVPLAKKFAWGPMHHELAVQTLAEVTFLKKPEVNEAKLANLHSWLMLANGKVQWVTSNQAEARRFQLEAERLVRFRGLSKRNISRRIRLLHHAYTWNRIVGESTYVLHDYGTFQHAISASVGEPATSDGAEANIMANESSSHDTQENTRLDDFLRIGHRFEEVGSHLEGQKDAQAGTEDIHLEDPRTSVEDGFHVIYGIPEQWLSLLSRTTRLANWLDATEIPQRLSNNRLVEILERRAQSLEDAICSFVESRNLSASIDANDPPNVCMFRCLTAALLIFFYRRIRNVHPLVLQVYVDQIIRGLEIFDDSLARHGQAGPGSAWAAFIAGCEAMGESRREKLRQWMDRAFDSYAAILIQYVKGLRDLALHGTLKQAGLPPLTPKPHPQLRHAARGFFCNQAKAKAIESRLMVLPGCYTCKIRKVRCGSPRDGGHATLSACANCERLGLPCQWNKPAEGENYTPPPKRRRTVGNRRRGQDGDASPSPLPQQILQEGSNEPAESIQSADAAEFEPQAFTDLTDLQLDLPEEFDFDAGLGVEPNLFWSGEGVDFIPLPLIESTPMLFQTTADNYLQVEMPPVAQLPCFSPDTDQDPLGQDTDISAFSITGNVDTRRLIQHYLEVMNGYSKVTDHGTNNNNLFIAAFSKSLFFMPLYYAILSFSASHLSLQDPSLAGTACRLENLAEEHFNRAFQDYTAKVEGLLSALFVRVKRVHVMGESVSSFLRLISIATEIIFSKQGREALETPSELSGRIVLRLATLDARASCYRLGGGLLVRRLREIPSLSFIFKFEDNESSSTSAFVHLLRADILRMRVGQLDLRVHEHKGSVELDEVEMLQADIKTLIHRWEQHLSKYTKEGATVSALPAGVYGCYTVLGALHSALLYLHSVYVSNGFLPRYIMEADFS
- a CDS encoding major facilitator superfamily domain-containing protein gives rise to the protein MTESRSSPTEGNIITPANSNDSSNKHHYEMAEEHETTAVFVFTAKEVLSVDFCPQIADFLFQVPRQDPFELRFDLWHQGSIGIFYIGYMIGSMVWAKLVQRWPGHAGKFIAGAVCAWSIIVLLTVKCTNFAGIATIRFFLGLCESIIGPVFVIITSNWWTRPEQAFRTAFWLSGTPVLMPLCTVQGSIATWKIFFLFFGSLSLAFSFVLMYLMPDNQSNARWLDERQKTIAIERVRENQTVTKDSEWKWHQFWEALRDPQTVFFFVTAMGNTMPSTFASQFSSQIVKGFGFTAIQTTLISTCPAAVIQLLTFLVFSYIASKHNNIRLYLSILVSIPPLIGASLLHTLPTTNTAGRLAGYFLTYTHSMSFTLSAGLMASNYAGNTKKSTASGIIFAGWAAGLIAGPQFFLEREAPTYDLAFKMLMGCYALMVVLPILQLIWYKYENARRDKLCDESVANTRPEFTDETDFEKWRTFRYTM